One Streptomyces lincolnensis genomic region harbors:
- a CDS encoding PrsW family intramembrane metalloprotease, whose translation MAICPPYPTPPSGPTGEAGTPAGGATPRHAHWWQRTWVRYAALSTLLALSGLVILALVREQTGTQGFLVGLGLAILPVPLLIATFRWLDRVEPGPWRNLLFSFAWGACAAALIAIIANSFATRWIAMATADPSSADTLGATVIAPVVEEIAKAAAVLLVFLFRRRDFTGIVDGVVIAGVTATGFAFTENILYLGTAFGTDQLSGDSGIASVTAATFFVRIVMSPFAHPLFTVLTGIGFGIAALSAERHHVRRVVLPLSGLLLAMGMHAMWNGSSTFGEYGFFAVYAVFMVPAFGLLTWLVIWTRQRELRTVREELPAYVAAGWLTPAEPYALGSMRARRLAREYAVRRGGKPAARAVSEYESYATSLAFLRHRGRRGRAGADFVVRERELLHELWWRREVARPALDHAARMTAPPVAVAAPPWPVYGAYGYGYSHPHPAAATRQAMPYPAYNPYRS comes from the coding sequence GTGGCCATCTGTCCCCCGTACCCGACGCCCCCCAGCGGCCCCACCGGCGAAGCCGGTACCCCCGCCGGCGGCGCGACGCCGCGGCACGCGCACTGGTGGCAGCGGACATGGGTGCGCTACGCCGCCCTGAGCACCCTGCTCGCACTCTCCGGCCTGGTCATCCTCGCCCTGGTCCGCGAACAGACCGGCACACAGGGGTTCCTGGTCGGTCTGGGCCTCGCGATCCTCCCCGTGCCGCTGCTCATAGCCACGTTCCGCTGGCTGGACCGGGTGGAGCCGGGCCCCTGGCGGAACCTGTTGTTCTCGTTCGCGTGGGGCGCCTGCGCGGCGGCGCTGATAGCGATCATCGCGAACAGTTTCGCGACGAGATGGATCGCCATGGCCACGGCGGACCCGTCCAGCGCCGACACCCTCGGCGCGACGGTGATAGCGCCGGTCGTCGAGGAGATCGCCAAGGCCGCCGCCGTCCTGCTCGTCTTCCTCTTCCGCAGACGGGACTTCACCGGGATCGTCGACGGCGTGGTGATAGCCGGGGTCACCGCGACCGGCTTCGCGTTCACCGAGAACATCCTCTACCTCGGCACGGCGTTCGGCACGGACCAGCTCAGCGGCGACAGCGGCATCGCGTCCGTCACCGCGGCGACGTTCTTCGTACGGATCGTCATGTCGCCGTTCGCGCACCCGCTGTTCACGGTCCTGACCGGCATCGGCTTCGGCATCGCCGCGCTCTCGGCGGAACGCCACCACGTGCGGCGCGTGGTGCTCCCCCTGTCCGGGCTGCTGCTCGCGATGGGCATGCACGCGATGTGGAACGGCTCGTCGACGTTCGGCGAGTACGGGTTCTTCGCCGTCTACGCGGTGTTCATGGTGCCCGCGTTCGGCCTGCTGACGTGGCTCGTCATCTGGACCCGGCAGCGCGAGCTGCGAACCGTGCGCGAGGAACTGCCCGCCTATGTCGCGGCGGGCTGGCTGACCCCGGCCGAGCCGTACGCGCTCGGCTCGATGCGGGCACGACGGCTGGCCCGGGAGTACGCCGTGCGGCGCGGCGGAAAACCGGCGGCGCGGGCGGTGTCGGAGTACGAGTCGTACGCGACGTCGTTGGCGTTCCTACGGCATCGGGGGCGCCGTGGCCGGGCGGGCGCCGATTTCGTCGTACGGGAACGGGAGTTGCTGCACGAGCTGTGGTGGCGCCGCGAGGTGGCGCGTCCCGCGCTGGACCACGCGGCGAGGATGACGGCACCGCCGGTAGCGGTGGCCGCGCCACCGTGGCCGGTGTACGGCGCGTACGGCTACGGCTACAGCCACCCCCACCCGGCAGCCGCCACCCGCCAGGCGATGCCGTATCCCGCGTACAACCCGTACCGGTCGTAG
- a CDS encoding MarR family winged helix-turn-helix transcriptional regulator, whose translation MTTRWLTSGEQRAWRAYIAATHLLEDTLDRQLQQDAGMPHLYYSILANLSETPEHALRMTDLAESLKITRSRLTYAVTRLEKDGLIRRENCRWDKRGSIAALTDEGMAVLERTAPGHVETVRASLFDHLTEEQVGQLEEICTGITRALEGETTRPAADEVPWRRRSTPPCS comes from the coding sequence ATGACGACTCGCTGGCTCACCTCTGGGGAGCAACGCGCCTGGCGCGCGTACATCGCCGCGACGCACCTCCTGGAGGACACGCTCGACCGGCAGCTCCAGCAGGACGCCGGCATGCCGCACCTGTACTACTCCATCCTGGCCAATCTCTCCGAGACACCGGAACACGCCCTGCGCATGACGGACCTCGCCGAGAGCCTGAAGATCACGCGGAGCAGGCTGACGTACGCCGTGACCAGGCTGGAGAAGGACGGCCTGATCCGGCGGGAGAACTGCCGGTGGGACAAGCGGGGCAGCATCGCCGCGCTGACGGACGAGGGGATGGCCGTACTGGAGCGCACGGCGCCGGGCCATGTCGAGACGGTCCGGGCCTCGCTCTTCGACCATCTCACCGAGGAGCAGGTGGGCCAGCTGGAGGAGATCTGCACGGGCATCACACGCGCCCTGGAGGGCGAGACGACCCGCCCCGCGGCGGACGAGGTGCCCTGGCGAAGGCGCTCCACACCACCGTGCTCATGA
- a CDS encoding M23 family metallopeptidase, with product MASNPPAPEAPFVPGQRDSGTLVYGGYGADDEAPLGEWNPTAESIRPVRGRHRVAKQRGGLARSSTVLGVGVIAAVGAGGMASANTGKPPVSISMPDLGSVGSLISDDSDDEPVATTTLSTLGTTSADTAQGTSDAGEALRSRILAQAERQQDQVESKAAAEAAAAAEKQVADAAAKAEKEAKEKAAAAKKKAEEEAERKAEAERLAELAKQFTLPTSSYTITSTFGQAGSLWSSGYHTGLDFAAPTGTLIKAVHTGTITQAGWDGSYGYKTVLTLDDGTEIWYAHQSSINVSVGQKVNTGDVIGRVGATGNVTGAHLHMEVHTGGSGTGIDPMAWLRGKGLNP from the coding sequence GTGGCGTCCAACCCGCCTGCCCCAGAGGCCCCGTTCGTTCCGGGTCAGCGTGACTCCGGCACCCTTGTGTACGGCGGCTACGGCGCCGACGACGAGGCCCCCTTGGGAGAGTGGAACCCCACCGCGGAGTCCATTCGCCCCGTACGCGGCCGGCATCGCGTCGCCAAACAGCGTGGCGGACTCGCCCGCAGCTCCACCGTCCTGGGCGTCGGCGTCATAGCCGCCGTCGGCGCGGGCGGCATGGCCAGCGCCAACACCGGCAAGCCGCCGGTCTCCATCTCCATGCCCGACCTGGGCTCCGTGGGCTCCCTCATCTCGGACGACTCCGACGACGAGCCGGTCGCCACGACCACCCTCAGCACCCTCGGTACGACCTCCGCGGACACCGCGCAGGGCACCTCCGACGCCGGTGAGGCACTGCGCTCCCGCATCCTGGCCCAGGCCGAGCGGCAGCAGGACCAGGTCGAGAGCAAGGCCGCCGCCGAAGCCGCGGCCGCCGCCGAGAAGCAGGTCGCCGACGCGGCCGCCAAGGCGGAGAAGGAGGCCAAGGAGAAGGCCGCCGCCGCCAAGAAGAAGGCGGAGGAAGAGGCCGAGAGGAAGGCCGAGGCCGAGCGTCTCGCCGAACTGGCCAAGCAGTTCACGCTGCCGACCTCCTCGTACACCATTACGTCCACGTTCGGTCAGGCCGGCTCGCTGTGGTCCTCCGGCTACCACACCGGTCTCGACTTCGCCGCGCCCACGGGCACGCTCATCAAGGCCGTCCACACCGGCACGATCACCCAGGCCGGCTGGGACGGTTCGTACGGCTACAAGACCGTCCTCACCCTCGATGACGGCACCGAGATCTGGTACGCCCACCAGTCGTCGATCAACGTCAGCGTCGGCCAGAAGGTCAACACGGGCGACGTCATCGGCCGGGTCGGCGCCACCGGCAACGTCACCGGGGCCCACCTCCACATGGAGGTGCACACCGGCGGCTCCGGCACCGGTATCGACCCGATGGCCTGGCTGCGCGGCAAGGGGCTCAACCCGTAA
- a CDS encoding GTP cyclohydrolase II — MPDHAATTAAVTATATPRSRVRVPLRFHDGYAVDAELVTFHGLADGQEHVAVVLGDPAPGTTPLVRLHSECLTGDVFGSARCDCGPQLREAVERIADRGGILLYLRQEGRGIGLYNKLDAYALQDQGLDTYAANTALGLPEDARDYTAAAQMLQALGVTTLDLLSNNPDKAEQLRDLGIAVRDRVPTGVFTTAHNVRYLRAKVLQTQHTLPLGELTGLHAG; from the coding sequence ATGCCCGACCACGCCGCCACCACCGCAGCCGTCACCGCCACCGCCACCCCCCGCTCCCGAGTCCGCGTGCCGCTCCGCTTCCACGACGGCTACGCCGTCGACGCCGAACTGGTCACCTTCCACGGCCTGGCCGACGGCCAGGAGCACGTGGCAGTGGTCCTCGGCGACCCGGCCCCCGGCACCACCCCGCTGGTCCGGCTGCACTCCGAGTGCCTGACCGGCGATGTCTTCGGCTCGGCCCGCTGCGACTGCGGCCCGCAGCTGCGCGAGGCGGTCGAGCGCATCGCGGACCGCGGCGGAATCCTGCTCTACCTCCGCCAGGAGGGCCGCGGGATAGGCCTCTACAACAAGCTGGACGCCTACGCCCTCCAGGACCAGGGCCTCGACACGTACGCCGCGAACACCGCGCTGGGCCTGCCCGAGGACGCCCGTGACTACACGGCGGCGGCGCAGATGCTCCAGGCGCTCGGCGTCACGACCCTGGACCTGCTCTCCAACAACCCCGACAAGGCCGAGCAGCTCCGCGACCTGGGGATCGCCGTCCGCGACCGCGTCCCCACCGGCGTCTTCACCACCGCGCACAACGTCCGCTACCTGCGCGCGAAGGTCCTCCAGACCCAGCACACGCTGCCGCTGGGCGAGCTGACGGGCCTGCACGCGGGCTGA
- a CDS encoding dihydrofolate reductase family protein, whose translation MPRPYVLLSAAVSLDGYLDDTGPERLLLSSPADFDRVDEVRASVDAILVGAGTIRADNPRLLVNSPARRAARVAAGLPEYPLKVTVSGSGDLDPSARFWHTGGDKVVYTTSAGAELVRERGVAADVVPLGAALDWPALLEHLYSVRGVRRLMVEGGGLVHTQLLREGLADELQLVLAPLFVGDPEAPRLFGPGGYQGGRLRLVESRRIEDVVLMRYEPTAPGVGRGVSAADRHWLAVACDLAVLCPPSRTAFSVGAVVVAADGTELARGYSREGGDVAVHAEEAALAKIAPDDPRLPSATVYSSLEPCARRASRPVPCARLILAAGIHRVVTAWREPDTFVPAADGNGLLTDAGAEVLLLPEYAPRAKAPNHHLLT comes from the coding sequence ATGCCCCGTCCTTACGTCCTCCTCTCCGCCGCCGTCTCCCTCGACGGCTACCTGGACGACACCGGGCCCGAACGCCTGCTGCTGTCCAGCCCTGCCGACTTCGACCGGGTCGACGAGGTGCGCGCCTCCGTCGACGCGATCCTCGTCGGGGCGGGGACCATCCGGGCCGACAATCCCCGGCTGCTGGTCAACTCGCCCGCGCGGCGGGCCGCTCGGGTGGCCGCGGGGCTGCCGGAGTATCCGCTGAAGGTGACCGTGAGCGGTTCCGGTGACCTTGATCCTTCCGCGAGGTTCTGGCACACGGGGGGCGACAAGGTCGTCTATACGACGTCGGCGGGGGCGGAGCTTGTCCGTGAGCGGGGGGTGGCCGCCGATGTGGTGCCGCTCGGGGCGGCGCTGGACTGGCCGGCGCTGTTGGAGCATCTGTACTCGGTGCGGGGGGTGCGGCGGCTCATGGTCGAGGGGGGTGGGCTGGTCCATACGCAGCTGCTGCGGGAAGGGCTCGCCGATGAGCTTCAGCTGGTGCTGGCGCCGCTGTTCGTCGGTGACCCCGAGGCGCCTCGGCTGTTCGGGCCCGGGGGGTATCAGGGTGGGCGGCTTCGGCTGGTGGAGAGCCGGCGGATCGAGGACGTCGTGCTGATGCGGTACGAGCCGACCGCGCCGGGGGTGGGGCGGGGGGTGTCCGCGGCGGACCGGCACTGGCTGGCTGTCGCCTGTGACCTGGCGGTTTTGTGCCCGCCCTCGCGTACGGCGTTCAGTGTGGGGGCGGTGGTGGTGGCCGCGGACGGGACGGAGCTGGCGCGGGGGTACTCCCGCGAAGGGGGTGACGTCGCGGTCCACGCGGAGGAGGCCGCCCTCGCGAAGATCGCCCCCGATGACCCTCGGCTCCCCTCCGCCACGGTCTACTCCAGCCTCGAACCCTGCGCCCGCCGAGCCTCCCGGCCCGTTCCCTGCGCTCGCCTCATCCTCGCCGCCGGCATCCACCGCGTCGTCACCGCCTGGCGCGAGCCCGACACCTTCGTCCCCGCTGCTGACGGCAACGGCCTCCTCACCGACGCCGGCGCCGAGGTCCTCCTCCTCCCCGAGTACGCGCCCCGCGCCAAGGCCCCCAATCACCACCTCCTCACCTGA
- the trmB gene encoding tRNA (guanosine(46)-N7)-methyltransferase TrmB, producing MSDSLNAPETPHAPGVPTRHTRAKGEPRFPDGPQADPAGSHFERRIRSFQPRRSRVTAGQADALQRLWAKWGLDIDGQRLIDPAELFGNDNPVYLEIGFGMGETTARMAAEDPTTNILAADVHTPGQGNLLNLADHNNLTNIRVANGDAIILLREMLPPSALQGLRVYFPDPWPKKRHHKRRLIQPEFLDLAATRLAPGAIVHCATDWEPYAEQMLDVLTAHPAFENTQEDGGFAPRPQFRPQTRFESQGLEKGHVVNDLLFRRVQHGDPPPTGA from the coding sequence GTGTCTGATTCTCTCAACGCCCCCGAAACCCCGCACGCCCCCGGCGTGCCCACCCGCCACACCCGGGCCAAGGGCGAGCCGCGCTTTCCGGACGGCCCCCAGGCCGACCCCGCGGGGTCGCACTTCGAGCGGCGGATCCGGAGTTTTCAGCCGCGGCGGAGCAGGGTGACCGCCGGACAGGCGGACGCGCTGCAGAGGCTGTGGGCGAAGTGGGGCCTGGACATCGACGGCCAACGGCTCATCGACCCGGCTGAGCTGTTCGGCAACGACAACCCCGTGTACCTGGAGATCGGCTTCGGGATGGGCGAGACAACAGCCCGAATGGCCGCCGAGGACCCCACCACGAACATCCTCGCCGCGGACGTCCACACCCCCGGCCAGGGAAACCTCCTCAACCTCGCCGACCACAACAATCTCACCAACATCCGCGTGGCCAACGGCGACGCGATCATCCTCCTCCGCGAGATGCTCCCGCCGTCCGCCCTCCAGGGCCTCCGCGTCTACTTCCCCGACCCATGGCCGAAGAAGCGCCACCACAAGCGCCGCCTGATCCAGCCGGAGTTCCTCGACCTCGCCGCCACCCGCCTCGCCCCCGGCGCGATCGTGCACTGCGCGACCGACTGGGAGCCGTACGCGGAGCAGATGCTCGACGTCCTCACGGCACACCCCGCGTTCGAGAACACCCAGGAAGACGGCGGTTTTGCGCCGCGTCCGCAGTTCCGGCCGCAGACCCGTTTCGAGAGCCAGGGACTGGAGAAGGGACATGTCGTGAACGACCTGCTCTTCCGCCGCGTACAGCACGGCGACCCACCCCCCACCGGCGCCTGA
- a CDS encoding LuxR C-terminal-related transcriptional regulator — MRVVIAEDNALLREGLVLLLTSAGHEVAAVVGTGPEILPALLEHRPDVAVLDVRMPPGFRDEGLRAALEARRELPGLPVLVLSQYVEESYAAELLAGGSSGVGYLLKDRVGRVDEFLDALERVAAGGTALDPEVVTELLTRRRDTPLDSLTPREREVLALMAEGHDNATIARTLVVTERAVHKHIGNVFLKLGLPVSDSGHRRVLAVLAYVAHRSGGGGAGS; from the coding sequence GTGCGTGTGGTGATCGCCGAGGACAATGCCCTGCTGCGGGAGGGTCTGGTGCTGTTGCTGACATCGGCCGGCCATGAGGTCGCGGCCGTAGTCGGCACCGGGCCGGAGATCCTTCCGGCGCTGCTGGAGCACCGGCCGGACGTGGCGGTGCTCGACGTCCGGATGCCGCCGGGGTTCCGCGACGAGGGGCTGCGGGCCGCCCTGGAGGCGCGCAGGGAGCTGCCCGGGCTGCCGGTGCTGGTGCTGTCGCAGTACGTGGAGGAGTCCTACGCCGCCGAGCTGCTGGCCGGGGGCAGCAGCGGGGTCGGCTACCTGCTCAAGGACCGGGTCGGGCGGGTGGACGAGTTCCTCGACGCGCTGGAGCGGGTGGCCGCCGGCGGGACGGCGCTGGATCCGGAGGTGGTGACGGAGCTGCTGACCCGGCGCCGGGACACCCCACTGGACTCGCTGACCCCGCGCGAGCGGGAGGTGCTGGCGCTGATGGCCGAGGGCCACGACAACGCCACCATCGCCAGGACGCTGGTCGTGACCGAGCGGGCGGTCCACAAGCACATCGGCAACGTGTTCCTGAAGCTGGGGCTGCCGGTGAGCGACAGTGGGCATCGGCGGGTGCTGGCGGTGCTGGCGTATGTGGCGCACCGCAGCGGGGGCGGGGGTGCTGGGAGCTAG
- a CDS encoding alginate lyase family protein: MRFARRRAVGIVAVALVAGLVGSCGTPGTDARTMARVLPADVEFTHPGVLVSEGQLGVVRERVTAGKQPWLKAYLGMRDSKYGAYRYRPEPYTAVDCPAGDRAGHGCVEEREDALAAYTQALLFGITGKQRHAVKAREIMDAWSARMRRHTGENAGLQTGWAGATWARAAEIVRHTPGGGWPADRVRRFETMLRTAYLPGVTKKVPDFNGNWDLVMTDAAIGIAVFLDDHDVFDHALERFRERVPAYFYVEKDGGVPLTPRGSTVDTPQELTAYWFRQSTYKDGVSQETCRNFRHVGYSIAATAHIAETAWHQGVDLYGEVKDRLKAALSFHSRYQAGESAPAWLCGGKVERSMGPDLEVALNHLEGRLDVSVPAAHKLAEETRPGGTDDLFVAWETLTHAGNPGR; encoded by the coding sequence ATGAGGTTTGCCCGAAGACGTGCCGTAGGGATCGTGGCCGTCGCCCTGGTCGCCGGCCTCGTCGGATCCTGCGGCACCCCCGGGACGGATGCGCGGACGATGGCGAGGGTGTTGCCGGCGGACGTGGAGTTCACACATCCGGGGGTGCTGGTGAGCGAGGGGCAGTTGGGGGTCGTACGGGAGAGGGTCACGGCGGGGAAGCAGCCGTGGCTGAAGGCATATCTGGGGATGCGGGACAGCAAGTACGGGGCGTACAGGTACCGGCCGGAGCCGTATACGGCCGTGGACTGTCCGGCGGGGGACAGGGCGGGGCACGGGTGTGTGGAGGAGCGGGAGGACGCGCTCGCGGCGTACACGCAGGCCCTGCTGTTCGGCATCACCGGCAAGCAGCGGCACGCGGTGAAGGCCAGGGAGATCATGGACGCCTGGTCGGCGCGGATGAGGCGGCACACCGGGGAGAACGCCGGGTTGCAGACCGGGTGGGCGGGGGCGACCTGGGCGCGGGCGGCGGAGATCGTGCGGCACACGCCGGGGGGCGGCTGGCCCGCCGACCGGGTGCGGCGGTTCGAGACCATGCTGCGCACCGCGTATCTGCCCGGGGTGACGAAGAAGGTCCCGGACTTCAACGGCAACTGGGACCTGGTGATGACGGACGCGGCCATCGGCATCGCCGTCTTCCTCGACGATCACGACGTCTTCGACCACGCTCTGGAGCGGTTCCGGGAGCGCGTGCCCGCCTACTTCTATGTGGAGAAGGACGGTGGTGTGCCGCTGACACCGCGGGGGAGCACCGTGGACACCCCGCAGGAGCTGACGGCGTACTGGTTCCGGCAGTCGACGTACAAGGACGGCGTCTCGCAGGAGACCTGCCGTAATTTCAGGCATGTCGGGTACTCCATCGCCGCCACGGCGCACATCGCCGAGACCGCGTGGCATCAGGGCGTCGATCTGTACGGCGAGGTCAAGGACCGGCTGAAGGCCGCGCTCTCCTTCCACTCGCGCTACCAGGCGGGCGAGTCCGCGCCCGCGTGGCTGTGCGGCGGGAAGGTGGAGCGGAGCATGGGGCCGGATCTGGAGGTGGCCCTCAACCATCTGGAGGGGCGGCTCGATGTCTCCGTGCCCGCCGCGCACAAGCTCGCGGAGGAGACCCGGCCCGGTGGTACCGACGATCTGTTCGTCGCCTGGGAGACCCTCACGCACGCCGGCAACCCGGGGCGCTGA
- a CDS encoding aldo/keto reductase, with product MTAFSASSPLRKLGTSDLEVFPLSLGGNVFGWTADEAQSFAVLDAYTAAGGNFLDTADSYSAWVDGNSGGESETVIGKWLKARGNRSDVVIATKVSQHPEFQGLSAANIKAAADASLSRLGTDHIDLYYTHFDKPEVPVEEIIGALDELVKAGKVRHIAASNISPERLEASLAFSEREGLARYVALQPHYNLVSRDTYEGDLQSLAERSGLAAVPYFSLASGFLTGKYRPGTTVDSARAAGGAGKHLETERGRRVLAALDEVAQAHEAPVATVALAWLAAQPTIAAPIASARTVEQLPALLGVGELTLTDAEVARLTDASA from the coding sequence ATGACTGCTTTCTCCGCCTCATCCCCGCTCCGCAAGCTCGGCACCTCGGATCTTGAGGTCTTCCCGCTCTCCCTCGGCGGCAACGTCTTCGGCTGGACCGCCGACGAGGCCCAGTCCTTCGCCGTCCTCGACGCCTACACGGCCGCCGGCGGCAACTTCCTCGACACCGCCGACTCCTACTCGGCCTGGGTCGACGGCAACTCGGGCGGGGAGTCCGAGACCGTCATCGGCAAGTGGCTCAAGGCGCGCGGCAACCGGTCGGACGTCGTGATCGCCACCAAGGTCAGCCAGCACCCCGAGTTCCAGGGCCTGTCCGCCGCCAATATCAAGGCCGCCGCGGACGCTTCCCTGAGCCGCCTCGGCACCGACCACATCGACCTCTACTACACCCACTTCGACAAGCCCGAAGTGCCGGTCGAGGAGATCATCGGCGCGCTCGACGAGCTGGTGAAGGCGGGCAAGGTGCGGCACATCGCCGCCTCCAACATCTCGCCCGAGCGGCTGGAGGCCTCCCTCGCCTTCTCCGAGCGCGAAGGGCTCGCGCGGTACGTCGCCCTCCAGCCCCACTACAACCTCGTCTCCCGCGACACCTACGAAGGCGACCTCCAGTCGCTGGCCGAGCGCTCCGGCCTCGCCGCCGTCCCCTACTTCTCCCTCGCCTCCGGCTTCCTCACCGGCAAGTACCGGCCCGGTACGACGGTCGACAGCGCGCGGGCGGCCGGGGGCGCCGGCAAGCACCTGGAGACCGAGCGCGGGCGCCGGGTCCTCGCCGCCCTGGACGAGGTCGCGCAGGCCCACGAGGCGCCGGTCGCCACCGTCGCCCTCGCCTGGCTCGCCGCGCAGCCGACGATCGCGGCGCCCATCGCCTCCGCTCGCACGGTGGAACAGCTGCCGGCGCTGCTGGGCGTGGGTGAACTGACCCTCACGGACGCGGAGGTGGCTCGGCTGACGGATGCGTCTGCCTGA
- a CDS encoding sensor histidine kinase codes for MWRTVRQAARATGYLAVVAAMTFALYLFITVLLLTATGTLAVVGAWLLPETVLLIRRIAGAKRTMVAAWTGRRIPEAYQPITGTLGERLRTAVRDPGTLVDLRWLVASYVYGALLVLALPLWPLGLVVDGVGCGLLRRRAVVLPLITRLADTEARWSTALLMPSPRARLAARVEELKETRADAITAHGAELRRIERDLHDGAQARLVALSMRIGLAKRAYDRDPDAARKLLDDAQDQAEQALTELRHVVRGIHPPILTDRGLAGAVRALAASSGLAVTVDDGGLDEGVRPPAAVEAAAYFVVAEALTNAAKHSGSPTAEVRLARTRRGLTVRVRDDGRGGADETAGADGTMGAGGGSGLLGMRRRVAALDGTCDVTSPVGGPTVIEVELPCVW; via the coding sequence ATGTGGAGAACGGTGCGGCAGGCCGCCAGGGCCACCGGGTACCTCGCGGTGGTCGCGGCGATGACCTTCGCGCTGTACCTCTTCATCACCGTGCTGCTGCTCACCGCCACCGGCACCCTCGCGGTCGTCGGCGCCTGGCTGCTGCCCGAGACCGTGCTGCTGATCCGCCGGATCGCCGGGGCCAAGCGGACCATGGTGGCCGCGTGGACGGGCCGGCGGATCCCCGAGGCGTACCAGCCCATCACCGGCACCCTGGGCGAGCGCCTGCGGACCGCCGTACGCGATCCCGGCACGCTGGTCGACCTGCGCTGGCTGGTCGCCTCCTACGTCTACGGCGCTCTCCTCGTCCTCGCGCTGCCGCTGTGGCCCCTCGGGCTGGTCGTCGACGGCGTCGGGTGCGGGCTGCTGCGGCGGCGGGCGGTCGTGCTGCCGCTGATCACGCGGCTCGCGGACACCGAGGCCCGCTGGTCGACCGCCCTGCTCATGCCCTCCCCGCGGGCCCGCCTCGCCGCGCGGGTCGAGGAGCTCAAGGAGACCCGGGCCGACGCGATCACCGCGCACGGTGCCGAACTCCGCCGTATCGAGAGGGACCTGCACGACGGTGCCCAGGCCCGTCTGGTGGCCCTGTCGATGCGCATCGGGCTCGCCAAACGGGCCTACGACCGTGATCCCGACGCCGCCCGCAAGCTCCTGGACGACGCCCAGGACCAGGCCGAACAGGCGCTGACGGAGCTGCGGCACGTGGTGCGGGGCATCCACCCGCCGATCCTCACCGACCGCGGTCTGGCCGGCGCCGTCCGGGCGCTCGCCGCGAGCAGCGGGCTCGCCGTGACCGTCGACGACGGTGGCCTGGACGAGGGCGTGCGGCCACCCGCGGCCGTGGAGGCCGCCGCCTACTTCGTCGTCGCCGAGGCGCTGACCAACGCCGCCAAGCACAGCGGCTCCCCGACCGCCGAGGTCCGGCTCGCCCGCACCCGGCGCGGACTCACCGTGCGCGTGCGCGACGACGGCCGGGGCGGCGCCGACGAGACCGCCGGCGCCGACGGGACCATGGGTGCCGGTGGTGGCTCGGGACTCCTCGGCATGCGGCGCCGGGTCGCCGCGCTCGACGGGACGTGCGATGTGACCAGCCCCGTCGGAGGGCCGACCGTGATCGAAGTGGAGTTGCCGTGCGTGTGGTGA